A single genomic interval of Pirellulales bacterium harbors:
- a CDS encoding J domain-containing protein — protein sequence MAVKHWPDSFDGFITLGFLALVALLPALGYVFMVVDFRRYLRSLRRQLVRLVGMKEDAPWWAQRENPPCLAAFDLHFPCSEEELKASYRERVKRLHPDRGGDKRHFLRLQANFEQALRLIREESQGE from the coding sequence TTGGCGGTCAAACATTGGCCCGACTCATTCGATGGCTTCATCACTCTGGGTTTCTTAGCCCTGGTGGCGCTGTTACCCGCGCTGGGCTACGTGTTCATGGTGGTGGACTTTCGCCGTTATTTGCGGTCGCTGCGAAGGCAATTGGTGCGGTTGGTGGGCATGAAGGAAGATGCGCCCTGGTGGGCGCAGCGTGAGAATCCGCCATGCCTGGCGGCATTCGACCTGCATTTTCCGTGCAGCGAGGAAGAGCTGAAGGCCTCGTATCGCGAGCGCGTGAAGCGATTGCACCCCGACCGTGGCGGCGATAAACGGCACTTTCTGCGCCTGCAAGCCAACTTTGAGCAGGCGCTGCGATTGATTCGCGAGGAGTCGCAGGGAGAGTAA
- a CDS encoding acyltransferase — translation MSATAHELPQSNPSQALARVSVTSGNLAKPQIDALTGIRSAGALLVVICHVQMIMALGALPPKNPQDQVVPAFREWNAQGAADLTSNFFLHTIIHGAYAAVNLFFMLSGFVLAYTCLQENGRFRVSTRGFWMSRFARIYPVYLFGLIFYLPLFFVTATMGGMSTGRWWAMIAATLGLAQAWWPEAANAWNPPAWTLSAEAFFYVVFPFLLTWVDRRTRPQIWALFAICYAWAVVPAVLYVLINPDGLTTMTYIEEGTWWRVMKYNPLVRFPEFFSGVLMGKLFAYDAMQNARAGRSSKGWLAIVALVAVFIGMSLTDYLPYIVLHNGLLMPLVAVAVYDLAMGGGPLGWFFSRRPLVALGNSTYCIYILHAAFIGYGMIATWFALGGKAIIEHDEAVKAATDPSAVAPVDFSKFSTEMVGTPWQFLIWLTIILIIASLAMNRWFEEPCRRYLRRKLTRAHVPIPPRAQAADVP, via the coding sequence ATGAGCGCGACCGCGCATGAACTCCCTCAATCCAATCCCTCCCAGGCCTTGGCGCGCGTATCAGTCACTTCGGGCAACTTGGCCAAACCGCAGATTGATGCCCTGACCGGCATCCGCTCAGCAGGCGCTCTGCTAGTGGTGATCTGCCATGTGCAGATGATCATGGCCCTTGGCGCCTTGCCCCCCAAGAATCCTCAAGATCAAGTCGTGCCCGCCTTCCGTGAGTGGAACGCGCAAGGCGCCGCCGATCTCACCAGCAACTTCTTCTTGCACACGATCATCCATGGCGCTTACGCGGCCGTGAATCTGTTCTTCATGCTGTCCGGTTTCGTGCTGGCGTACACCTGTCTGCAAGAAAACGGTCGGTTCCGCGTCTCGACACGCGGTTTTTGGATGTCGCGGTTCGCTCGTATCTATCCGGTCTACTTGTTCGGTCTCATCTTCTACCTGCCGCTCTTTTTCGTCACAGCCACCATGGGAGGTATGTCGACCGGCCGGTGGTGGGCAATGATCGCCGCCACACTCGGCCTGGCGCAGGCCTGGTGGCCAGAGGCGGCCAACGCTTGGAACCCGCCCGCCTGGACCCTCAGCGCGGAGGCGTTCTTTTACGTCGTCTTTCCGTTCCTTTTGACCTGGGTAGATCGCCGCACGCGTCCGCAAATCTGGGCGCTTTTCGCCATTTGTTACGCCTGGGCGGTAGTGCCCGCTGTGCTCTATGTGTTGATCAATCCCGATGGCCTAACGACCATGACCTACATCGAAGAAGGAACCTGGTGGCGGGTGATGAAGTACAACCCGCTGGTTCGCTTCCCCGAGTTCTTCTCCGGCGTCTTGATGGGCAAGCTGTTCGCCTACGACGCCATGCAAAACGCCCGCGCCGGGCGCAGCAGCAAAGGCTGGCTGGCAATCGTGGCGCTGGTGGCCGTATTTATTGGCATGTCGCTCACCGACTATCTGCCCTACATCGTGTTGCACAACGGACTGCTCATGCCGCTGGTGGCCGTAGCGGTCTACGATCTGGCGATGGGAGGCGGACCACTCGGCTGGTTCTTCTCGCGCAGGCCCTTGGTGGCGCTCGGCAACTCGACCTATTGCATCTACATCTTGCACGCGGCGTTCATCGGCTATGGCATGATCGCCACCTGGTTTGCGCTCGGTGGCAAGGCCATCATCGAACACGATGAGGCCGTCAAGGCGGCGACCGATCCCAGTGCGGTCGCGCCGGTCGATTTCTCTAAATTCTCAACCGAGATGGTCGGTACACCGTGGCAGTTCTTGATCTGGTTGACCATCATTCTCATCATCGCGTCGCTGGCAATGAACCGCTGGTTCGAGGAGCCTTGCCGCCGTTATCTGCGCCGCAAGCTGACGCGCGCGCATGTGCCCATTCCGCCGCGCGCCCAAGCCGCCGACGTGCCGTAA
- a CDS encoding response regulator: MAKTSPKAAPRKSRILIADDNATNVELLEVYLSDLDCDTAIAVDGRDTLEKVAQFRPDLILLDIMMPKLSGFEVAKQLKGDPTTRGVMILMVTALNELGDIERAVNSGADDFLSKPVNKMELLKRVENMLRLRHVTDELERLRQYIETMEDSVGPKK, encoded by the coding sequence ATGGCCAAAACCTCCCCCAAGGCCGCGCCTCGCAAGAGCCGCATTCTCATCGCCGACGACAACGCAACCAATGTGGAGTTGCTGGAAGTCTATTTGAGCGATCTGGATTGCGACACGGCGATTGCCGTGGATGGACGGGACACGCTGGAGAAGGTCGCCCAGTTTCGCCCCGATCTGATCTTGCTCGACATCATGATGCCCAAGCTCAGCGGCTTTGAGGTGGCCAAGCAGCTGAAAGGGGATCCGACCACTCGCGGCGTGATGATCTTGATGGTCACCGCGCTCAACGAGTTGGGAGACATCGAGCGCGCGGTGAACAGCGGCGCCGACGACTTCTTGAGCAAGCCGGTCAACAAGATGGAACTGCTTAAACGCGTGGAAAACATGCTGCGGCTGCGCCATGTGACCGACGAGCTGGAACGATTGCGCCAATACATTGAGACGATGGAAGACTCGGTCGGGCCAAAGAAGTAG